A single genomic interval of Pyrus communis chromosome 7, drPyrComm1.1, whole genome shotgun sequence harbors:
- the LOC137739490 gene encoding ATP-dependent 6-phosphofructokinase 6-like, giving the protein MASTASISRPRFRCFDPTNSYTATPDHPRYFSASPPTSSPSTPRVNGPSSGSMAISDNSEPKIATGPGGYVLEDVPHLVDYIPDLPTYPNPLQDNPSYSVVKQYFVNADDTVAQKIVVHKDSPRGTHFRRSGPRQKVYFESNDVHACIVTCGGLCPGLNTVIREIVCGLYHMYGVKRILGIEGGYRGFYARNTIPLTPKVVNDIHKRGGTILGTSRGGHVTSKIVDSIQDRGINQVYVIGGDGTQKGASVIFEEIRRRGLKVVVAGIPKTIDNDIPVIDRSFGFDTAVEEAQRAINAAHVEAESVENGIGFVKLMGRYSGFIAMYATLASRDVDCCLIPESPFYLEGPGGLYEYIERRLKEDGHLVIVMAEGAGQELLAESMNQQDASGNKLLQDVGLWLSQNIRDHFSKQRNITINLKYIDPTYMIRAIPSNASDNVYCTLLAHSAIHGAMAGYTGFTVGPVNGRHAYIPFRWVTEKQNKVVITDRMWARLLSSTNQPSFLDLKKVEAIKKEEKEEETKAQLIVGENHTEATAASIPKE; this is encoded by the exons ATGGCCAGCACCGCTTCCATTTCTAGGCCCAGGTTCCGCTGCTTCGACCCTACTAACTCTTACACTGCGACTCCCGATCACCCTCGCTACTTCTCGGCTTCCCCTCCCACCTCCAGCCCCTCCACTCCCCGAGTGAACGGCCCCTCCAGTGGCAGCATGGCAATTTCCGACAACTCCGAGCCCAAAATCGCCACGGGCCCCGGTGGCTACGTCCTCGAAGATGTTCCTCACTTAGTTGATTACATCCCCGATCTCCcc ACATATCCCAATCCATTACAAGACAATCCGTCCTATTCGGTTGTTAA GCAGTATTTCGTTAATGCAGATGATACCGTTGCTCAAAAG ATTGTTGTTCATAAGGATAGTCCAAGGGGGACACACTTTCGACGCTCTGGACCACGTCAGAAG GTGTATTTCGAGTCAAATGATGTGCATGCGTGCATTGTGACATGTGGTGGTCTATGTCCAGGACTGAATACAGTTATTAGGGAAATAGTATGTGGTCTGTACCACATGTATGGTGTCAAAAGAATTCTTGGAATAGAG GGTGGATATAGAGGGTTTTATGCCAGAAATACAATCCCCTTAACACCGAAGGTTGTGAATGACATCCATAAACGAGGTGGCACCATCCTTGGAACCTCGCGAGGTGGGCATGTTACCTCAAAGATTGTGGACAGCATCCAGGACAGAGGAATTAATCAG GTTTATGTAATTGGAGGAGATGGAACTCAGAAAGGAGCTTCGGTGATTTTTGAG GAAATCAGGAGGCGTGGCCTCAAAGTAGTGGTGGCAGGAATTCCCAAAACCATCGATAATGACATTCCG GTTATAGACAGGTCTTTTGGTTTCGACACTGCTGTTGAGGAGGCTCAACGAGCCATTAATGCAGCCCATGTTGAAGCAGAAAGCGTTGAGAATGGTATTGGCTTCGTCAAGTTAATGGGCCGCTACAGTG GATTCATAGCAATGTATGCTACTCTTGCTAGCCGAGATGTTGACTGTTGTCTGATTCCAGAATCGCCTTTTTATCTGGAAGGACCAGGTGGACTTTATGAATACATTGAAAGAAGACTGAAGGAGGATGGTCACCTGGTTATAGTAATGGCTGAAGGTGCAGGACAAGAACTTCTTGCTGAAAGCATGAACCAGCAGGATGCTTCTGGAAATAAGCTTCTCCAAGATGTTGGTCTCTGGTTATCGCAAAATATTAGG GACCACTTCTCGAAACAGAGAAATATCACTATAAATCTCAAATATATAG ATCCTACTTACATGATCCGTGCAATTCCAAGCAATGCATCTGATAATGTATATTGCACCCTCCTTGCTCACAGTGCCATTCATGGTGCGATGGCTGGATACACGGGCTTCACTGTCGGCCCTGTTAACGGGAGGCACGCTTACATTCCGTTCCGT TGGGTGACCGAGAAGCAGAACAAGGTTGTGATCACTGACAGAATGTGGGCACGGTTACTGTCGTCAACCAATCAGCCAAGCTTCTTGGACCTCAAGAAGGTTGAAGCAATTaagaaagaggaaaaggaagaggaaaCAAAAGCCCAACTGATAGTTGGGGAAAACCATACTGAAGCAACTGCAGCGTCTATACCAAAGGAATAG
- the LOC137740597 gene encoding basic blue protein-like, with amino-acid sequence MAVGMHKILVIGIGIFVSCLLLQCEQVDAKEYIVGDEKRWSPDANLTQWTEGKKFKAGDVLVFKYNKDPFLMVAAVRDKYLFEKCDLYAGAINIYRSGNDHVVLEKGTTYFAPYLTPYCENGMKLTIDVV; translated from the exons ATGGCAGTTGGAATGCACAAAATTTTGGTGATTGGAATCGGCATTTTTGTCAGCTGTTTGCTGCTCCAATGCGAACAAGTTGATGCAAAAGAATATATAGTGGGGGATGAGAAAAGATGGAGCCCTGATGCCAACTTAACCCAGTGGACTGAGGGCAAGAAGTTCAAGGCCGGAGATGTTTTGG TTTTCAAATATAATAAAGATCCCTTTCTCATGGTAGCTGCTGTACGGGACAAGTATTTGTTCGAGAAGTGTGACTTATATGCCGGTGCGATAAACATATACCGTTCAGGAAACGATCATGTGGTATTGGAGAAGGGCACAACCTACTTCGCACCTTATCTGACTCCCTATTGTGAAAATGGAATGAAACTTACAATTGATGTGGTGTaa